A window of Flavobacterium psychrophilum genomic DNA:
CGGGATCGTCTGTGCCTAATGCAATGGTACAGTTAAGCCCTATGACAAAATACAGGTCGGGTGCAGGATATGAGTATGAAGATACTAATATTCTTGGTTTTACCCATACTAACAAAGGTCACTGGAACTTATGCCATATTCCGTTACTACCTGTATCGGGCAACGCTTCGGCACCATTCCAGTCATCATTTAGCCATACACAGGAAAAAGCAAGCCCTGCCTATTACGAGGTATTCTTAAAAGACTATAACGTACAGGTAAAGCTAACATCTACACTGCGTTGTGGTATTCATGAATATACCTTTAAAAACAACAAAGGACGTAAAGTACTTTTTGATCTGGGGCGTGCCAACAACCATGTAGACGACTGGCAGATTAAACAGGAAGGTAAAAATGTTGTAACCGGTTTCCAGAGAACAGGTGGCGAGAAAATTTACTTCTACGCAACAGTTAGCAGCGATATCGACAAAGTTGATGTTAAAGACATGGCTAAAAGCAACGGTTATGCTATGCTTAACATTAAAGATGGCGACAACAAACCGGTTACGGTTAAAATTGCCCTATCGTTTGTGAGTGTAGAAAATGCACAAGCTAACCTTAAGGCAGAAGCTGCTGATAAAACTTTTGCAAAGATTCAGGAAGAAGGTAACACTACATGGGAAACTTTACTTTCTAAAATTCAGGTGAAAGGCGGTACAGACAAACAGGACAAAATGTTTTACAGTATGCTGTACAGGTCATTCCTTTGGCCTGCGCTAAGAAGTGATGCAAACGGACAGTTTACAGATGAAGCAGGTAAAGTAAGAAAAGAGAATTATCATTATTACACACTGCCTTCTTTTTGGGACGATTACCGCAACAAGCTGGTATTGTTAAGCATTGTTTCACCAGATGTTACCAGAGATGTAATAAACTCTGTTATTAACGAAGGGGAGATAAAAGGCTTTATGCCAACCTTCTTCCACGGAGATCATGCGGCATCTTTTATCGCGGGATCTTACATGAGAGGTATCAGGGATTATGATGTGAAAAAAGCATATCAGTTATTACTGAACAATGCCTACAAAGAAGGCGGAACAAGGCCATATATTTCTGAATATATAGCTAAAGGTTTTATCTCTGAACCGGATATTAAAGATCCGCAGGTAGAAACAAAAGCACATGCAGGTGTTACAAAAACACTTGAGTACGCTTACGATGATCACGCACTGTCATTACTGGCAAAAGAACTCAACGATACCGAACATTATAACGACCTTGTAAAGCGTTCTAAAAATTATGCTAATGTGTTTGACAAGCAGACTACCTTTATGAGGGGTCGACTTGAAAACGGCGATTGGATTACTCCATTTAACCCTGAGTTTCCGTATTACGAGTACATGTACCGTGAAGCAAATGCATGGCAGTTATCTTTTTATGCACCGCATGATATGCCGGGTCTTGTTAAGCTGTACGGAGGTGCAAAACCTTTTGAAGCAAAACTTGATGAACTGTTTACAAAACCGTGGAATCCTAATTACATTGCTTGGAACATATCAGGATTTATCGGTCAGTATTGTCACGGTAACCAGCCCGATCATGAGGCACCGTTCTCCTATTACTTTGTAAATAAGCCTGAGAAGTCGCAGCAGCGTATCGACGAAATTCTGGATACAATGTACGGCATCGGTCCTGAAGGACTTGCTATGTGCGGTATGGACGATGCAGGCGAAATGTCATCATGGTATGTGTTTGGTGCATTAGGATTATACCCGCTTTCACCGGCAGATCCTGAGTACATTGTTACGGTTCCTGTATTTAAAGAAGTACAGTGGAATTTAACTTCAGGTAAAAAACTAACCATTACTAACCCTAACGGTGGGCGTAACCTTAAAGATATTAAGGTAGACGGTAAAAAAATAAACGGTTATTATATCCCTCACAACCTTTTTGTTAAAGGTGGTAAGGTTGAGGTTGATACCAAAAAATAATACTTCCTAAAGCATTAATCTTTCAGAAGATATAAGAGTATGTTCGTCCCGCCCAGCGGGACGTTCTGCGATATAAAAACCAGAAACCAATGAAAACAACCAATACATTATTAACCTGTCTTATCCTGTTTTTGGGGCTATCAATTGTGGTATCTGCCCAAAAAAATAAGTTCGACCTGCTTTCGCCGAATGGCGGTATTAAAGTATCGGTCAGCTTAGAAGATAAAATCTATTATACCCTTTCGGCAGACGGGAAGGAACTGGCTGCTAAAAATCATCTGGCAATTAGCCTGAGAAATGAAGTGCTGGGAGATAAACCTAAACTTTCAGGATCAAAAACCGGAAAGATAAGGGAGGTTATTAAACCTGCTATCGCTTTAAAATATGCTGAGGTTAAAAACGAATACAATTATCTGTTACTGAATTTTAAAGACGGTTATTCGGTTGAGTTCCGTGCTTTTAATGATGGAATAGCCTACCGTTTTATCACCGCTAAAAATGGCACTGTTGAGGTTTTGAGTGAAGATTTTGCGCTGAATTTTCCCAACGATTACCTGCTGCATTTACAGCAACCTGGTGGATTTAAAACTGCTTATGAAGAAGCGTATACACATGTTGAATCGCAAAAATTGTCTGCTACCGATAAGATGGCTACACTACCATTATTGGTAGATACCAAAAAGCAGTACAAAATATTAGTAAGCGAATCGGATCTGTCGGATTATCCATGTATGTTTCTTAAAGGTACCGGCAACGGTGTGCAGGCAACGTTTCCTAAAGTGCCTATGCAATTTGGACCCGATGGCGACCGTAGCCTGAAAATTGAAAAAGAAGCCGACTATATTGCGAAGACCAGTGGTACAAGAAATTTTCCGTGGCGTTATTTTGTCATTACTAAAGATGACAAAGAGCTTATAGAAAATACTATGACGCTTAAATTAGCGCACAAAAGCGAACTTGCAGACACCTCATGGATAAAACCCGGACAGGCAAGCTGGGAGTGGTGGAACGATGCATCGCCGTATGGCGAAGATGTAAATTTTGTTTCGGGATATAATCTTGAAACCTATAAATACTACATTGACTTTGCTTCTAAATATGGTATTAAATACATTATTATGGATGAAGGCTGGGCAATGAGTACAACCGATCCCTATACGCCAAACCCAAAGGTAGATGTGCATGAGCTTATCCGTTATGGTAAAGAGAAAAATGTTGATATAGTACTTTGGCTTACATGGCTTACGGTAGATAAGAACATGGATTTATTTAAAACCTTTAAGCAATGGGGCATAAAAGGAGTCAAGATCGACTTTATGGATCGTAGCGACCAGGTTATGGTAAACTACTACGAGAGGGTTGCAAAAGAGGCTGCCAAACATCAGCTGTTTGTTGATTTTCATGGCTCGTTTAAGCCGGCAGGATTAGAGTATAAATATCCAAACCTTATTTCTTACGAAGGTGTTAGGGGTATGGAACAAATGGGTGGATGCACGCCCGATAACAGCCTGTATTTTCCGTTTATGAGAAATGCGGTTGGCCCTATGGATTACACTCCGGGGGCGATGATAAGCATGCAGCCCGAAGTATACAGATCGGAGAGACCTAACTCTGCAAGCATAGGCACAAGGGCGTATCAAATGGCACTGTTCGTAGTTTTTGAAAGTGGTATACAAATGCTTGCCGACAATCCAACGATGTACTATAGAAATGCCGAATGCACCGAATTTATTACCGGCATACCTACAACCTGGGATGATACCAAAGCACTAGTCGCTAAAGCCGGTGAAGTTGCTGTTGTTGCCAAGCGTAAAGGCGATAAGTGGTTTGTAGGGTGCATTACTAATAATAGCGAAAGGGAAATAGCAGTAAAGTTTGATTTTCTTGAAAAAGGCAAAACATACATTATGACCTATTTTGAAGATGGTATTAATGCCAACCGCCAGGCGATGGATTACAGAAAGAAGACTGCAAGCATAAAAGCGGGTGATACCATAACTATTAAAATGGCACGCAACGGCGGATGGGCAGCAATGCTGACAAAGATCAATTAGATAATAATTTAGTTTGTAATAGGTGAAAAGGGCTGCCAGAATTTCTGACAGCCCTTTTCTATTATAACAGGTATTTTTTATTTTGTATTGGCATCTACCCAGTTGGCAAAGGCATCGGCGAACTTTTTAAGAAAATCTGCGGTTGATGATTTTACAAGCTTGCCTTTTTCGTCAAACAATTCATTAGCCATGCCAATATAGGCTTCCGGCTGCTGCATTGCAGGAACATTTAAAAACACTAGTGACTGCCTTAAGTGGTGATTGGCTCCAAAAGCGCCTATAGCACTGGGGCTAACACTCACAATAGCACCTGGTTTTCCGTCCCATACGCTACTGCCATAAGGGCGTGAGCCTACATCAATAGCATTTTTAAGCACAGAAGGGACAGATCGGTTATATTCCGGGGTAAAGAATAATGCTCCATCAAAGGTTTTCATTTCATCCCTAAAGCGTTTCCATTCTGCCGGAGCATCTTTGTCAAGGTCTTCATTGTACATTGGAAGGTCGCTAATATCAACAATGTCCAGTTGTAAGGTATCTGGGGCAAGTTCAATTAGAGCTTCCGCCATTTTTTTGTTAAGCGATTCTTTTCGTAAGCTTCCAACCAAAACAGCAATTTTATATGTCTTCATATCGTTAAATAGTTATATAAACATAAAGTTAGGGGTTCATTATCTGTAGCCCGAATAAATTAACAGAACTTTAGTCTGAGATAAAACTTATATAAATTCAGAAGCGGCTTTATAACCTTCGGGGAGGTAACTAAGGTATTGCACCATTCTAGGCGCTTTTCCACGGTTTGGTGTGGCACAATGTGGTAGTGTGTTATTCCAGATAATAAAATCACCTGCGTTGGCAGCTATAGGTATTGGTGTTAATGTTTGAAGTGCCTTATCTCTGGGACTTTCATGTGGTCGTACATTAGCAAGCCAATTCTCAATTGTTTTATGAAATCCCGGTACGCAATGAAATGCACCATCATCAGGACCGCAATCTGTTAGGTATAATAATCCCTGAAGCGCAAAGGGTATGGGCGTTTTTAAGCTTACATCCCAATGCAGCGCACTACCTAAATATGTAAAGTGATTGTTTTCGGGTGGGTTAAAGCTAACCTTATCTATTGTCCTATAAACTTTTTGGGTTTTGTAAAGCTGTTGGTATGCTTTTTTTATCCGTGCAGAAAACCTGTTCTTGTTGAGCGTTTCATGGTCAAAGAAACTAACCATTAATCCTCGTTGCTCTTCATGCCTTACATACCATGAAGTCTTATCATCGGGACTCATCCGTAAAAAGTCCCATATTGCTTTTTGGGTAGCTTCGCAATCGGGTTTACAAATAGCTTTGCGTACAATTACATAGCCGTTGGTGTTATAGAAGTCGAGGTCTTCGGGAGTAAGTACATCTTCACGCAGGTCGTCCGGTTCTACAGTATCTTTCCTGTTAGCATCTACCCAGTTTTTAAAGTTTTCGTGGGTTGGTTTTTCACTGTATAAATAACGCATTGTATCTTCCATGCTTATCCCCAAACGATAGAGGGTTTCCATCTCGACCTCCCATGAATCTGCATTTTCTGACTCAGGTGATACTGAACGCTGCCATAAAGTTTCAAGGATAGTATGCGGCATAATTTCGTTTAATGATAATTTGAGTATCAAAAATAAGAAAGTGAACCGCTTTTATTACAGGTGTTTTTACCTGATTGTGGTTACGGATTTAATGTTTTTGAGAGATAAATACGCCTGTGTCCGTTTGGAAAGTTGTTTAACTCGCCAAAAGGGGTATAGCCATTCTTAAGGTAAAAGCCTTCTGCCTGAAAATCGAAAGTATCTAAAATCGAAATTGTTGCGCCTTTTGCTGTCGCAAAGTCTTCGGCATGCTGTAAAAGCTGTTTGCCTATGCCTTTACTGCGGTAATCATCGGCTACCCATAGGATTTGTATTTCAAGCCCGTTC
This region includes:
- a CDS encoding acetyltransferase, whose protein sequence is MPHNLTIEILQNEERKTVINGINSYNLSKAAALADVWTPVEFVAKNEVGEVIGGILGGIGYWNGLEIQILWVADDYRSKGIGKQLLQHAEDFATAKGATISILDTFDFQAEGFYLKNGYTPFGELNNFPNGHRRIYLSKTLNP
- a CDS encoding ACP phosphodiesterase, with the protein product MKTYKIAVLVGSLRKESLNKKMAEALIELAPDTLQLDIVDISDLPMYNEDLDKDAPAEWKRFRDEMKTFDGALFFTPEYNRSVPSVLKNAIDVGSRPYGSSVWDGKPGAIVSVSPSAIGAFGANHHLRQSLVFLNVPAMQQPEAYIGMANELFDEKGKLVKSSTADFLKKFADAFANWVDANTK
- a CDS encoding phytanoyl-CoA dioxygenase, yielding MPHTILETLWQRSVSPESENADSWEVEMETLYRLGISMEDTMRYLYSEKPTHENFKNWVDANRKDTVEPDDLREDVLTPEDLDFYNTNGYVIVRKAICKPDCEATQKAIWDFLRMSPDDKTSWYVRHEEQRGLMVSFFDHETLNKNRFSARIKKAYQQLYKTQKVYRTIDKVSFNPPENNHFTYLGSALHWDVSLKTPIPFALQGLLYLTDCGPDDGAFHCVPGFHKTIENWLANVRPHESPRDKALQTLTPIPIAANAGDFIIWNNTLPHCATPNRGKAPRMVQYLSYLPEGYKAASEFI
- a CDS encoding alpha-glucosidase, with protein sequence MKTTNTLLTCLILFLGLSIVVSAQKNKFDLLSPNGGIKVSVSLEDKIYYTLSADGKELAAKNHLAISLRNEVLGDKPKLSGSKTGKIREVIKPAIALKYAEVKNEYNYLLLNFKDGYSVEFRAFNDGIAYRFITAKNGTVEVLSEDFALNFPNDYLLHLQQPGGFKTAYEEAYTHVESQKLSATDKMATLPLLVDTKKQYKILVSESDLSDYPCMFLKGTGNGVQATFPKVPMQFGPDGDRSLKIEKEADYIAKTSGTRNFPWRYFVITKDDKELIENTMTLKLAHKSELADTSWIKPGQASWEWWNDASPYGEDVNFVSGYNLETYKYYIDFASKYGIKYIIMDEGWAMSTTDPYTPNPKVDVHELIRYGKEKNVDIVLWLTWLTVDKNMDLFKTFKQWGIKGVKIDFMDRSDQVMVNYYERVAKEAAKHQLFVDFHGSFKPAGLEYKYPNLISYEGVRGMEQMGGCTPDNSLYFPFMRNAVGPMDYTPGAMISMQPEVYRSERPNSASIGTRAYQMALFVVFESGIQMLADNPTMYYRNAECTEFITGIPTTWDDTKALVAKAGEVAVVAKRKGDKWFVGCITNNSEREIAVKFDFLEKGKTYIMTYFEDGINANRQAMDYRKKTASIKAGDTITIKMARNGGWAAMLTKIN
- a CDS encoding alpha-mannosidase, whose translation is MIKFKSSIALAVLSVAMIGAKANAQKTSKYTSQVNTFIGTAPLLDEKIIGYKPPSDMRVWAGLVFPGSSVPNAMVQLSPMTKYRSGAGYEYEDTNILGFTHTNKGHWNLCHIPLLPVSGNASAPFQSSFSHTQEKASPAYYEVFLKDYNVQVKLTSTLRCGIHEYTFKNNKGRKVLFDLGRANNHVDDWQIKQEGKNVVTGFQRTGGEKIYFYATVSSDIDKVDVKDMAKSNGYAMLNIKDGDNKPVTVKIALSFVSVENAQANLKAEAADKTFAKIQEEGNTTWETLLSKIQVKGGTDKQDKMFYSMLYRSFLWPALRSDANGQFTDEAGKVRKENYHYYTLPSFWDDYRNKLVLLSIVSPDVTRDVINSVINEGEIKGFMPTFFHGDHAASFIAGSYMRGIRDYDVKKAYQLLLNNAYKEGGTRPYISEYIAKGFISEPDIKDPQVETKAHAGVTKTLEYAYDDHALSLLAKELNDTEHYNDLVKRSKNYANVFDKQTTFMRGRLENGDWITPFNPEFPYYEYMYREANAWQLSFYAPHDMPGLVKLYGGAKPFEAKLDELFTKPWNPNYIAWNISGFIGQYCHGNQPDHEAPFSYYFVNKPEKSQQRIDEILDTMYGIGPEGLAMCGMDDAGEMSSWYVFGALGLYPLSPADPEYIVTVPVFKEVQWNLTSGKKLTITNPNGGRNLKDIKVDGKKINGYYIPHNLFVKGGKVEVDTKK